The Anas platyrhynchos isolate ZD024472 breed Pekin duck chromosome Z, IASCAAS_PekinDuck_T2T, whole genome shotgun sequence genome includes a window with the following:
- the XPA gene encoding DNA repair protein complementing XP-A cells, protein MAAAVRAEKEEEEKEKEKEKRPPLSAAALAKMERNRQRALALRQARLAARPYPAAGGVRVRAPAKVVDTGGGFFLEEEEEEEKEEEERGSAAARIVRPPAPVLEFDYLICGDCGKEFMDSYLMQHFDWATCDNCRDAEDKHKLITRTEAKEEYLLKDCDLDKREPVLRFIVKKNPHNPRWGDMKLYLKLQVIKRSLEVWGSEESLQEAKELRRDSREKIKQKKFDKKVKELRRAVRNSLWKRAASIHEHEYGPEENIDEDTYKKTCTVCGHELTYEKM, encoded by the exons ATGGCCGCGGCagtgagagcagagaaggaggaggaggagaaagagaaggagaaggagaagcgGCCGCCCTTGTCGGCGGCGGCGCTGGCCAAGATGGAGCGGAACCGGCAGCGGGCGCTGGCACTGCGGCAGGCGCGGCTGGCGGCACGGCCCTACCCTGCCGCAG GCGGCGTGCGGGTGCGGGCCCCCGCCAAGGTCGTGGACACGGGAGGGGGCTTCttcctggaggaggaggaggaggaggagaaggaggaggaagagcgcGGCAGCGCCGCCGCCAGGATCGTGCGTCCCCCCG CACCTGTGCTAGAATTTGACTATCTCATCTGTGGAGACTGTGGCAAAGAATTCATGGATTCCTACCTTATGCAGCACTTTGATTGGGCAACTTGTGATAATTGCAG AGATGCTGAAGATAAGCATAAGCTTATAACAAGGACAGAAGCCAAAGAAGAGTATCTTCTCAAAGACTGTGACTTAGACAAGAGGGAGCCAGTGCTCAGATTTATTGTGAAGAAAAACCCTCACAACCCTCGGTGGGGTGAcatgaaactttatttaaagCTGCAG GTAATCAAGCGTTCTCTTGAAGTCTGGGGTAGTGAAGAATCATTGCAAGAAGCAAAGGAACTCCGCCGTGACAGCCGAGAgaagataaaacagaaaaagtttGATAAGAAGGTTAAAG agctccgcCGTGCAGTGAGGAACAGTTTGTGGAAGAGAGCAGCTAGCATCCACGAGCATGAATACGGACCAGAAGAAAACATTGATGAAGATACATACAAAAAGACATGTACTGTATGTGGCCATGAATTAACTTATGAgaagatgtaa